The genomic interval ATTGACTGTCTCAATACGGCACGCGGTTTTATACTTGTCGTCAGAGGCCCATTCTATTCTAAAATCAGAATCAACAGGAGAAGAAGTGGTATAGCATGATAAGTTCCCTGCTGTAACGTTATCATACAGCGTGCTCGTGATCTCCGCCATTCTCTTATCAGCATAGAATCTCGCCTTCACATAGTAATCCGGTCTTGAATAATTGCTCATGACGCTTGTGAAGGCGATCATGGACGCAGGCAAAAAGATCGCGCCGATTATTATGAACATGATGAGTTCGATCAGCGTAAAGCCTTTATCGTTCGTTCTACTCAATGACTGTTTTCCCCGTGGAAGCGTACACCCTGATCGTCTGTCCTCCCGCCGTCTTGCCCCCCGACAGGTCTATCGTACCATAGTAGTTCGGCTCTCCAATAGAGTTGAATGTTATTGGACCGGCAAAGCCGCTGGTGCCTGTCACTTTCACATTGCCAGGCAATGTCTTGCGTGCTCCCGCCACAGTGTATATGCCGTAGTCGCCTCCATCAACGCGGAGTTGAATGGTCTGGGATATTCTCATTCCCATTGCCCGCATCTGCACGTACTGTATGTCCGCGATGAGCTGGTCGGCGGCTATGGAACTGTAGTCCTTTATGGTGAAGGGGTTCTTGATGATGATGGATGCGCTGAGCAAACTCATGACCACGATGACGATGACAAGCTCTATGGATGTGAAACCCCTCTCTCTTCTCCGCGCCGCATATGCCATGCGTTCCTTCATCCTTTTCTCGCTATTCTTTCCCCTTTTCCTTATTCTCGACTTGGCGATCTCGTCCATACTCAAAAGCGGGTCTTTCGAGACCCGGGAGCTGACAGGTTCGATCTTTTCCGCCCCCTGTTTGCTTGC from Syntrophorhabdus sp. carries:
- a CDS encoding prepilin-type N-terminal cleavage/methylation domain-containing protein → MSRTNDKGFTLIELIMFIIIGAIFLPASMIAFTSVMSNYSRPDYYVKARFYADKRMAEITSTLYDNVTAGNLSCYTTSSPVDSDFRIEWASDDKYKTACRIETVNPFDLSTKSPTSSYYKRVTVTVKHSDLLIDEISTIITRRPNMP